A genomic stretch from Setaria italica strain Yugu1 chromosome VII, Setaria_italica_v2.0, whole genome shotgun sequence includes:
- the LOC101766425 gene encoding transcription factor bHLH35, with amino-acid sequence MEAADLLTLGFDFCFQSPPRFFDEPYEHDLAVVDSIVLHAPAEAESVTGLYPSNNREASSSSDGANSSCNTQVPPASSPAGGLANKSMVMERHRRRRLNEKLYALRSVVPNITKMDKASIVRDAIAYIQQLQEEERRVLAEVSALESSSDTAATVKTEDHAAAGDADSYPRRTKRTRTAAADGGSVTLSVDDASPPVQILEVVVSEAGEKMAVVSVRCSRGRDAVAKVCRALEPLRLRVVTASIAAAGDAFVHTMFVEIEEMSGAQLKETVEAALAHLDVTRHSLKTKRYWED; translated from the exons ATGGAGGCAGCTGATTTGCTGACCCTGGGCTTCGACTTCTGTTTCCAATCACCGCCTCGCTTCTTCGACGAGCCCTACGAGCAcgacctcgccgtcgtcgacaG CATCGTGCTGCACGCGCCGGCCGAGGCCGAGTCGGTCACCGGCCTCTACCCATCCAACAACAGAGAGGCCTCGAGCTCGTCGGACGGCGCCAACTCGTCATGCAACACGCAGgtgccgccggcgtcgtcgccggccggtGGCTTGGCGAATAAGAGCATGGTCATGGAGAGGCACCGGCGCAGGAGGCTCAACGAGAAGCTCTACGCGCTCCGCAGTGTCGTCCCCAACATCACCAAGATGGACAAGGCGTCCATCGTCAGGGACGCCATCGCCTACATCCAGCAGctgcaggaggaggagcgccgggTGCTCGCCGAGGTGTCCGCGCTCGAATCCTCCAGcgacaccgccgccaccgtcaaGACGGAGGATCATGCGGCGGCCGGAGACGCCGACAGCTACCCGCGGAGGACGAAGAGGACGCgaacggcggcggccgacggtgGCAGCGTCACACTCTCCGTCGACGACGCCTCACCGCCAGTCCAGATCCTCGAG GTTGTGGTTTCGGAAGCGGGGGAGAAGATGGCGGTGGTGAGCGTGCGGTGCAGCAGGGGCAGGGACGCCGTCGCCAAGGTCTGCCGGGCGCTGGAGCCGCTGCGCCTCCGCGTCGTCACGGCGAGcatcgctgccgccggcgacgccttcGTCCACACCATGTTCGTCGAG ATTGAAGAGATGAGTGGTGCGCAACTAAAGGAGACAGTAGAGGCTGCTCTCGCTCACCTAGATGTCACCAGACACTCACTCAAGACCAAGAGATATTGGGAGGACTGA